Proteins encoded by one window of Microplitis mediator isolate UGA2020A chromosome 1, iyMicMedi2.1, whole genome shotgun sequence:
- the LOC130669144 gene encoding uncharacterized protein LOC130669144, whose product MAAFKFIFILLFVIKNTQGFMEEIFAGIDSGYYMMNNIDYIESILRSNCVYDYHQAAIIERRFAVVNTLKEMSKLMNEFKSNNGTEKFYWKSTIEKLDSFEYSSELTNMMQKISNYWKVLDKSSAVNYYEGSSVLFGWGPCNNVDVKLDWKSIVDAELCNGDINAIYAAFIKAIENKIKKYASKINICEIKTTLKEEMVAFFQQGIKAHFQRFILAVFELFVNLQCRESCISNEIAGLKQQLMKTIHDYQELRKKTEAGFAQFIKKCQVPKPTPCPQPTPCPQPLPCPQPLPCFQPYLCFQPHLCLESEPAPNFISARRRFPSISMDFHRFFNQFL is encoded by the exons atggcggcgtttaaattcatatttattttactttttgtaataaaaaatacccaGGGATTTATGGAAGAAATATTTGCCGGCATAGACTCGGGTTATTATATGATGAATAATATAGATTATATAGAATCAATATTAAGAAGTAATTGTGTGTACGATTATCATCAGGCAGCGATAATCGAAAGACGGTTCGCGGTTGTAAATACTTTGAAAGAAATGAGCAAACTAATGAATGAGTTCAAATCTAACAATGGaacggaaaaattttattggaaatcgACCATCGAAAAACTTGACTCTTTCGAGTATTCTTCAGAGCTGACTAACATGATGCAGAAAATAAGCAACTACTGGAAGGTGCTGGATAAGTCCTCGGCGGTAAATTATTATGAGGGAAGTTCTGTGCTGTTTGGATGGGGGCCTTGTAATAACGTGGACGTAAAACTTGATTGGAAGTCAATAGTGGACGCGGAATTGTGCAATGGAGATATCAATGCAATTTATGCTGCATTTATAAAAGctattgaaaacaaaattaag AAATAtgccagtaaaataaatatatgtgaaataaaaacaacGTTGAAAGAAGAGATGGTTGCATTTTTCCAACAAGGAATAAAAGCTCACTTCCAAAGATTTATTTTGGCCGTCTTCGAACTCTTCGTTAATTTACAATGTAGAGAAT cCTGCATCAGCAACGAGATCGCAGGACTGAAACAACAATTAATGAAAACTATTCACGATTATCAAGAGTTGCGAAAAAAAACTGAGGCAGGTTTCGCgcagttcattaaaaaatgtcaAGTGCCAAAACCCACACCTTGCCCTCAACCTACACCTTGCCCTCAACCTCTACCCTGTCCTCAACCTCTACCCTGCTTTCAACCCTACCTCTGTTTTCAACCTCACCTCTGCCTGGAATCTGAACCTGCCCCCAACTTCATCTCTGCCCGCCGTAGATTTCCATCCATTTCTATGGATTTTCATCGGTTTTTCAATCAATTCCTATAA
- the LOC130674794 gene encoding uncharacterized protein LOC130674794, translating to MRIIEERSLSSSNRPCRHNCDLKSIGDKFKNTECPKAIDCRYVSSGFDICHEKNSSRRYEWIKDYDGNIYGKSMSLKKNNICQGKITKVNSEFLWYNGYYCDYCICTCVEKPKRSDHIITAISFRDQISDIYNDRVVTGIRFVRNDRLIHLQIQEGLLLPYGKISTTRWRPLERFEFNEMEGRYYLVSERESELGRTVEYLPMRLGSDYGHAETVNLDDVKAPDYHVVTGVRCRFTWDSIWSPKRKRGPIEMQIRVTKLDFVEGRLLNHNNSWWITPDYKTLRGELVLENPDDPRNAPEEGGSVMTATSVRFRASDWRKDAGQSTVPFFDGRDTSFTPAAPLQGLGLFHLWHKGSGGYLAFRIFDFDMSPLFNSQFADSNS from the exons ATGAGAATAATTGAGGAAAGAAGTCTAAGTAGCTCTAATAGACCTTGTCGTCATAATTGTGATCTCAAGAGTATtggagataaatttaaaaatacagagTGTCCAAAAGCTATTGACTGTCGATATGTATCGAGTGGTTTCGATATTTGTCATGAG AAAAACAGTTCAAGAAGATATGAATGGATTAAAGATTACGATGGTAACATATACGGTAAAAGTAtgagtcttaaaaaaaataatatatgtcaaggaaaaattacaaaagtcaACAGTGAGTTTCTGTGGTACAACGGGTATTATTGTGATTACTGTATTTGTACATGTGTGGAAAAACCCAAGCGTTCAGATCATATTATCACGGCGATAAGCTTCCGGGATCAAATCTCAGATATTTATAATGATcg ggTAGTCACGGGTATAAGATTTGTTAGAAATGATCGTTTGATACACCTTCAAATACAAGAAGGACTTTTGTTGCCATATGGTAAAATTAGCACGACAAGATGGCGGCCGCTTGAACGATTTGAGTTCAATGAAATGGAGGGTAGATATTATCTCGTTTCTGAAAGAGAAAGCGAGTTAGGTAGAACAGTAGAATATTTGCCAATGAGACTGGGAAGTGACTACGGACATGCGGAAACCGTTAACTTGGATGACGTAAAGGCTCCAGACTATCACGTGGTCACGGGAGTAAGATGTAGATTCACCTGGGACTCAATTTGGTCACCAAAACGGAAACGTGGACCCATTGAAATGCAGATACGAGTGACGAAGTTGGATTTTGTCGAAGGCCGGCTACTTAATCACAATAATTCTTGGTGGATTACTCCAGATTATAAAACTTTGAG AGGTGAGTTGGTACTAGAGAACCCAGACGACCCGAGGAATGCCCCGGAAGAAGGGGGAAGTGTGATGACAGCCACGAGTGTGCGATTCCGCGCTTCTGATTGGAGGAAAGACGCTGGACAGTCGACGGTTCCCTTTTTTGATGGAAGGGATACGAGCTTTACACCCGCAGCTCCTCTCCAGGGCCTTGGACTCTTCCACCTTTGGCACAAAGGCTCCGGTGGCTATTTAGCCTTCCGGATATTTGACTTCGACATGTCTCCATTGTTTAATTCTCAATTCGCTGACTCTAATTCATAA
- the LOC130673920 gene encoding FAU ubiquitin-like and ribosomal protein S30 produces the protein MQLFIHGQETLVLECQDNETIANLKAKILEAGKFESAEFTLHCNGSLLTEETIISDLPSKDLDFNVPLLGGKVHGSLARAGKVKGQTPKVEKQEKSKKKTGRAKRRIQYNRRFVTVVPTFGRRRGPNANPNT, from the exons atgcaattatttattcacgGACAGGAGACACTCGTCCTTGAGTGCCAGGACAATGAGACGATTGCAAATCTTAAg gcTAAGATTTTGGAAGCTGGTAAATTTGAATCAGCTGAATTTACATTGCACTGCAATGGCAGTCTACTGACTGAAGAAACCATAATCAGCGATTTACCATCAAAGGATTTGGACTTCAATGTTCCACTTCTCGgag gTAAAGTTCACGGTTCATTGGCTCGTGCTGGTAAAGTAAAGGGACAAACACCAAAG gTTGAGAAACAAGAAAAATCGAAGAAGAAAACTGGACGTGCTAAGAGACGTATTCAATACAACCGTCGCTTCGTGACTGTTGTACCAACTTTCGGACGTCGTCGTGGACCAAATGCCAACCCCAacacataa
- the LOC130673912 gene encoding structure-specific endonuclease subunit slx1 isoform X2, giving the protein MESAVIEKFNGVYLLYCENVKFKGRTYIGYTVDPVRRLKRHNAGFDFGGAKKTSNKGPWNMVLIIHGFPNSRLALRFEWAWQHLDLSLHTRHLSKKKSNQTQVNYLITSVAEMLKVSPWFRLPLTIQWLDLKFSSDYLLKLKFPQHMNIQYGAIEARKIGWVEKQMKKKNKINGDQDKIDDLEEINCISNFSNCYLCKKNVDVNDRVECVYKNCKLISHIICLGNSFTKKDKKILPINGICPSCDRLVLWGDIVRKKLGCYFLI; this is encoded by the exons attgaaaaatttaatggagTTTATTTACTGTACTGTgaaaatgtaaagtttaagGGACGTACGTATATAGGTTATACTGTTGATCCTGTAAGAAGATTGAAACGTCATAATGCGGGCTTTGATTTTGGTGGCGCGAAAAAAACGAGCAATAAAGGGCCctg GAACAtggttttaattattcatggCTTCCCTAATTCTCGATTGGCGCTCCGA tttGAATGGGCGTGGCAGCATTTGGATCTTAGTCTGCACACTCGtcacttgtcaaaaaaaaaatcaaatcaaactcaagttaattatttgataactTCAGTAGCGGAAATGCTAAAAGTCTCTCCCTGGTTTCGACTCCCGCTGACAATTCAATGgctcgatttaaaattttcaagtgacTATTTATTGAAACTCAAATTTCCCCAGCACATGAATATTCAGTACGGAGCAATTGAGGCCAGAAAAATAGGATGGGTCGAAAaacaaatgaagaaaaaaaataaaataaatggagATCAAGATAAAATTGATGATTTAGAGGAAATTAATTGTATCAGTAATTTTAGTAATTGTTatctatgtaaaaaaaatgtcgacGTTAATGACAGAGTTGAGTGtgtgtataaaaattgtaaattaattagtcatattatttgtttaggaaattcatttacaaaaaaagataaaaaaattcttcctATAAATGGAATTTGTCCATCGTGTGATAGATTAGTTCTGTGGGGTGAcattgttagaaaaaaattaggatGTTAT ttCCTCATTTga
- the LOC130673912 gene encoding structure-specific endonuclease subunit slx1 isoform X1, whose translation MESAVIEKFNGVYLLYCENVKFKGRTYIGYTVDPVRRLKRHNAGFDFGGAKKTSNKGPWNMVLIIHGFPNSRLALRFEWAWQHLDLSLHTRHLSKKKSNQTQVNYLITSVAEMLKVSPWFRLPLTIQWLDLKFSSDYLLKLKFPQHMNIQYGAIEARKIGWVEKQMKKKNKINGDQDKIDDLEEINCISNFSNCYLCKKNVDVNDRVECVYKNCKLISHIICLGNSFTKKDKKILPINGICPSCDRLVLWGDIVRKKLGCYVSID comes from the exons attgaaaaatttaatggagTTTATTTACTGTACTGTgaaaatgtaaagtttaagGGACGTACGTATATAGGTTATACTGTTGATCCTGTAAGAAGATTGAAACGTCATAATGCGGGCTTTGATTTTGGTGGCGCGAAAAAAACGAGCAATAAAGGGCCctg GAACAtggttttaattattcatggCTTCCCTAATTCTCGATTGGCGCTCCGA tttGAATGGGCGTGGCAGCATTTGGATCTTAGTCTGCACACTCGtcacttgtcaaaaaaaaaatcaaatcaaactcaagttaattatttgataactTCAGTAGCGGAAATGCTAAAAGTCTCTCCCTGGTTTCGACTCCCGCTGACAATTCAATGgctcgatttaaaattttcaagtgacTATTTATTGAAACTCAAATTTCCCCAGCACATGAATATTCAGTACGGAGCAATTGAGGCCAGAAAAATAGGATGGGTCGAAAaacaaatgaagaaaaaaaataaaataaatggagATCAAGATAAAATTGATGATTTAGAGGAAATTAATTGTATCAGTAATTTTAGTAATTGTTatctatgtaaaaaaaatgtcgacGTTAATGACAGAGTTGAGTGtgtgtataaaaattgtaaattaattagtcatattatttgtttaggaaattcatttacaaaaaaagataaaaaaattcttcctATAAATGGAATTTGTCCATCGTGTGATAGATTAGTTCTGTGGGGTGAcattgttagaaaaaaattaggatGTTATGTTAGTATCGATTAA